A region of Toxorhynchites rutilus septentrionalis strain SRP chromosome 1, ASM2978413v1, whole genome shotgun sequence DNA encodes the following proteins:
- the LOC129769809 gene encoding jerky protein homolog-like, producing MTRLLFRQWFHEEFVPAVRKFSAERGLEPKALLVLDNCTSHYDVDESLQSDDGLIQVIYFPPNVTAECQPMDQAVINAIKRKYKRKLMLALILENEHLSFDERLKKINLQQCISWLATSWEEISDKTIRNSWKKLIDGLSEDAVNVDSKAADDDFKALVSRIDSLAGTKTSEQDIDLWIKDQVYDADHNPDWVTSEVFSDDEILSSVLKKDQPEMQEEWLVDTEDGSNSFDTSITSTGDPDFGDAIKSIDCLVRYMKHDVAEVCRLNALRSKITEVEWLKRAC from the exons atgaCCAGACTGTTGTTCCGTCAATGGTTCCACGAAGAGTTTGTCCCCGCTGTTCGAAAATTttcggccgagagaggattggAGCCAAAGGCATTGCTGGTTCTTGATAATTGCACCAGTCATTATGACGTTGACGAATCTCTACAGAGTGACGATGGACTGATTCAAGTGATCTACTTCCCACCAAATGTAACTGCTGAATGCCAGCCGATGGACCAAGCGGTCATCAATGCAATCAAGCGAAAGTATAAAAGAAAACTGATGCTCGCATTAATTCTGGAAAACGAACACTTAAG TTTCGATGAACGATTGAAGAAGATTAATCTTCAACAGTGTATTTCGTGGTTGGCAACCTCTTGGGAGGAGATATCTGACAAAACTATACGTAATTCGTGGAAGAAATTGATCGATGGTTTGTCGGAGGATGCTGTTAATGTAGACTCGAAAGCGGCCGATGATGACTTCAAAGCGCTTGTGTCCAGGATTGACAGTTTGGCAGGAACAAAAACATCTGAGCAAGATATTGATCTGTGGATCAAAGATCAGGTGTATGATGCTGATCATAATCCAGATTGGGTAACCAGTGAAGTGTTCTCTGATGACGAGATTTTGTCATCAGTTCTCAAGAAAGATCAACCTGAAATGCAAGAAGAATGGTTGGTAGACACAGAAGATGGAAGTAATTCGTTTGATACTTCCATTACTAGTACCGGAGATCCTGATTTTGGCGATGCAATCAAGTCAATTGATTGCCTAGTTCGCTATATGAAGCATGATGTTGCAGAAGTATGCCGTTTGAACGCGCTACGTTCGAAAATCACTGAAGTTGAATGGCTAAAACGAGCATGTTGA